One Equus asinus isolate D_3611 breed Donkey chromosome 19, EquAss-T2T_v2, whole genome shotgun sequence genomic region harbors:
- the LRRFIP1 gene encoding leucine-rich repeat flightless-interacting protein 1 isoform X30 — MTNPAATQNKEIDCLSPEAQRLAEARLAAKRAARAEAREIRMKELERQQKEVEERGEKDFTEKGSRSLPSLSAATLASLGGTSSRRGSGDTSISIDTEASIREIKELNELKDQIQDVEGKYMQGLKEMKDSLAEVEEKYKKAMVSNAQLDNEKTNFMYQVDTLKDMMLELEEQLAESRRQYEEKNKEFEREKHAHSILQFQFAEVKEALKQREEMLEKHGIILNSEIATNGETSDTLNNVGAQGPTKMTKEELNALKATGDGTLGRANEVEVKNEIVENVGKREILQNTEQEQHKEDPIKDYVDTEVLHPGENAEDQKPSEDSAPSLGTLANATDEEQVQSQILENASFLENTEQVESNEVLNRPDDRTEASVEESKCWSDLDSEIPGPVIGQDGCNALDIENQSKESAEKQEEEKQEDFKTNLGDVSVKPSQESAPLQISEVERVSGTDTGEQNGSPTEGVVEAGLTGFEERVGTVASSPPRDSNDTESHDEKCVVDAPKELDPSTGHDLEKELTNQEVAKPKEIPSQCAEVGGENNEEEDDGRELRGEKPIQMEVQTIPSSPAAEDSAQQATGPGMVGAEREPLDMKEADEEKSDQQGEALDSSQKKTKNKKKKNKKKKSPAPVETLKDVKKELTFQNPDLREVKEEEQVKFTDEKPVVEAQNEVSKNPEQKTVAGNSENVDCPENPKIESDGNLNQEDYDVNTKAGKVIADGDTLNFEDDTIQSPDTSDKELDESVTKDDAKADGATQSHPPEPEKEEASDSALLENESPSNDINDASQTESTEGHVMSEYPSQIVGKISDSNSLENDDLALAGELPDSEIGEEIRGRNEKGKSKEDCSLS, encoded by the exons gttgaagagagaggagaaaaggattTCACCGAGAAG GGGTCTCGTAGCCTGCCCAGCCTgtctgcagccacactggcctccctgggCGGGACTTCCTCCCGGCGGGGAAGTGGGGACACTTCCATCTCCATAGACACGGAGGCATCCATTAGGGAAATCAAG GAACTGAATGAGTTAAAGGACCAGATTCAGGATGTAGAAGGCAAATACATGCAGGGATTGAAAGAGATGAAG GACTCGCTAGCGGAAGTGGAAGAGAAGTATAAGAAGGCCATGGTGTCTAATGCCCAGCTAGACAACGAGAAGACAAACTTCATGTACCAGGTTGACACCCTGAAAGATATGATGCTAGAGCTCGAAGAACAGCTGGCTGAATCTAGGCGACAgtatgaagagaaaaacaaa GAATTTGAAAGGGAGAAGCATGCCCACAGTATACTGCAATTTCAGTTTGCTGAAGTGAAAGAGGCcctgaaacaaagagaagaaatgctGGAG AAACATGGAATAATCCTAAATTCAGAAATAGCTACCAATGGAGAGACTTCAGACACTCTCAATAATGTTGGAGCCCAAGGTCCCACCAAGATGACAAAAGAAGAGTTGAACGCCCTCAAGGCGACAGGGGATGGGACCCTAG GAAGAGCCAATGAAGTGGAGGTGAAAAATGAAATTGTGGAGAATGTGGGGAAAAGAGAAATCTTGCAGAATACTGAGCAAGAACAGCACAAAGAGGACCCAATAAAGGATTATGTGGACACAGAGGTGTTACATCCTGGTGAAAATGCTGAGGACCAGAAACCCTCTGAAGACAGTGCCCCCTCCCTAGGAACGTTAGCAAATGCTACCGATGAGGAACAGGTTCAAAGCCAAATTCTAGAGAATGCTTCCTTCCTTGAAAATACAGAGCAGGTAGAGTCAAACGAGGTCCTAAACAGGCCAGATGATAGGACGGAAGCATCCGTTGAGGAGTCCAAATGTTGGAGTGATTTAGATAGTGAAATCCCAGGGCCTGTGATTGGGCAGGATGGCTGTAATGCCTTGGATATCGAAAACCAAAGTAAAGAATCTgcagaaaaacaggaagaagaaaaacaagaagacttTAAAACCAACTTGGGAGATGTTAGCGTAAAACCATCTCAGGAATCTGCTCCTTTGCAAATATCTGAAGTTGAAAGGGTGAGCGGTACAGACACTGGGGAGCAGAATGGGAGCCCCACAGAGGGTGTGGTAGAGGCAGGGCTAACTGGATTTGAGGAGCGAGTGGGCACAGTAGCCTCGAGTCCTCCAAGGGACAGCAATGACACCGAGAGTCATGATGAAAAATGTGTGGTAGATGCCCCCAAAGAGTTGGACCCAAGCACAGGGCATGATTTAGAGAAAGAACTCACCAACCAGGAAGTGGCTAAGCCCAAGGAAATCCCAAGTCAGTGCGCAGAAGTAGGTGGGGAGAACAATGAAGAAGAAGATGACGGAAGGGAATTGAGGGGTGAGAAACCAATCCAGATGGAAGTCCAAACCATCCCGTCTTCTCCAGCAGCCGAAGACAGTGCTCAGCAAGCAACAGGTCCAGGTATGGTAGGTGCCGAAAGAGAACCCCTAGATATGAAAGAAGCCGATGAAGAAAAGAGTGACCAACAGGGGGAAGCATTGGATTCATCacagaagaagacaaagaacaagaaaaagaaaaataagaagaaaaaatcacCAGCCCCTGTAGAAACCCTTAAAGACGTTAAGAAAGAGTTAACATTTCAGAATCCAGATTTACGTGAAGTTAAGGAAGAAGAGCAGGTCAAATTTACTGACGAAAAACCAGTTGTAGAAGCACAAAATGAGGTCAGTAAAAATCCAGAACAGAAAACTGTAGCAGGAAACAGTGAAAATGTGGATTGTCCAGAAAATCCTAAAATTGAGTCGGATGGAAACCTTAACCAAGAAGATTACGATGTAAACACTAAAGCAGGGAAAGTAATAGCTGATGGAGACACATTAAATTTTGAAGATGATACAATTCAATCACCAGACACTAGTGATAAAGAATTAGATGAAAGTGTTACAAAAGATGATGCTAAAGCAGATGGCGCCACTCAAAGCCATCCTCCAGAACCAGAGAAGGAAGAAGCGTCCGACAGCGCCCTGCTCGAAAATGAAAGTCCCTCAAATGACATTAATGATGCCTCTCAAACAGAAAGTACAGAGGGGCATGTAATGTCAGAATATCCAAGTCAGATAGTCGGGAAGATTTCAGATAGCAATAGTCTAGAAAACGATGACTTGGCACTGGCAGGAGAGTTGCCAGATTCAGAAATCGGAGAAGAGATAAGAGGCAGAAATGAGAAGGGCAAAAGCAAAGAAGACTGCTCCTTGTCATAA
- the LRRFIP1 gene encoding leucine-rich repeat flightless-interacting protein 1 isoform X26, translating into MGTQGSGRKRLPTRERLTAEDDALNQIAREAEARLAAKRAARAEAREIRMKELERQQKEVEERGEKDFTEKGSRSLPSLSAATLASLGGTSSRRGSGDTSISIDTEASIREIKELNELKDQIQDVEGKYMQGLKEMKDSLAEVEEKYKKAMVSNAQLDNEKTNFMYQVDTLKDMMLELEEQLAESRRQYEEKNKEFEREKHAHSILQFQFAEVKEALKQREEMLEEIRQLQQKQASYIREISDLQETIEWKDKKIGALERQKEFFDSIRSERDDLREEIVTLKEEFKKHGIILNSEIATNGETSDTLNNVGAQGPTKMTKEELNALKATGDGTLGRANEVEVKNEIVENVGKREILQNTEQEQHKEDPIKDYVDTEVLHPGENAEDQKPSEDSAPSLGTLANATDEEQVQSQILENASFLENTEQVESNEVLNRPDDRTEASVEESKCWSDLDSEIPGPVIGQDGCNALDIENQSKESAEKQEEEKQEDFKTNLGDVSVKPSQESAPLQISEVERVSGTDTGEQNGSPTEGVVEAGLTGFEERVGTVASSPPRDSNDTESHDEKCVVDAPKELDPSTGHDLEKELTNQEVAKPKEIPSQCAEVGGENNEEEDDGRELRGEKPIQMEVQTIPSSPAAEDSAQQATGPGMVGAEREPLDMKEADEEKSDQQGEALDSSQKKTKNKKKKNKKKKSPAPVETLKDVKKELTFQNPDLREVKEEEQVKFTDEKPVVEAQNEVSKNPEQKTVAGNSENVDCPENPKIESDGNLNQEDYDVNTKAGKVIADGDTLNFEDDTIQSPDTSDKELDESVTKDDAKADGATQSHPPEPEKEEASDSALLENESPSNDINDASQTESTEGHVMSEYPSQIVGKISDSNSLENDDLALAGELPDSEIGEEIRGRNEKGKSKEDCSLS; encoded by the exons gttgaagagagaggagaaaaggattTCACCGAGAAG GGGTCTCGTAGCCTGCCCAGCCTgtctgcagccacactggcctccctgggCGGGACTTCCTCCCGGCGGGGAAGTGGGGACACTTCCATCTCCATAGACACGGAGGCATCCATTAGGGAAATCAAG GAACTGAATGAGTTAAAGGACCAGATTCAGGATGTAGAAGGCAAATACATGCAGGGATTGAAAGAGATGAAG GACTCGCTAGCGGAAGTGGAAGAGAAGTATAAGAAGGCCATGGTGTCTAATGCCCAGCTAGACAACGAGAAGACAAACTTCATGTACCAGGTTGACACCCTGAAAGATATGATGCTAGAGCTCGAAGAACAGCTGGCTGAATCTAGGCGACAgtatgaagagaaaaacaaa GAATTTGAAAGGGAGAAGCATGCCCACAGTATACTGCAATTTCAGTTTGCTGAAGTGAAAGAGGCcctgaaacaaagagaagaaatgctGGAG GAAATCCGACAGCTACAGCAGAAACAGGCAAGTTATATCAGGGAGATTTCTGATCTTCAGGAAACAATAGAGTGGAAAGACAAAAAGATAGGG GCATTAGAGAGGCAGAAAGAGTTCTTTGATTCCATAAGGAGTGAACGAGATGATCTTAGAGAAGAAATAGTCACGCTGAAAGAGGAATTCAAG AAACATGGAATAATCCTAAATTCAGAAATAGCTACCAATGGAGAGACTTCAGACACTCTCAATAATGTTGGAGCCCAAGGTCCCACCAAGATGACAAAAGAAGAGTTGAACGCCCTCAAGGCGACAGGGGATGGGACCCTAG GAAGAGCCAATGAAGTGGAGGTGAAAAATGAAATTGTGGAGAATGTGGGGAAAAGAGAAATCTTGCAGAATACTGAGCAAGAACAGCACAAAGAGGACCCAATAAAGGATTATGTGGACACAGAGGTGTTACATCCTGGTGAAAATGCTGAGGACCAGAAACCCTCTGAAGACAGTGCCCCCTCCCTAGGAACGTTAGCAAATGCTACCGATGAGGAACAGGTTCAAAGCCAAATTCTAGAGAATGCTTCCTTCCTTGAAAATACAGAGCAGGTAGAGTCAAACGAGGTCCTAAACAGGCCAGATGATAGGACGGAAGCATCCGTTGAGGAGTCCAAATGTTGGAGTGATTTAGATAGTGAAATCCCAGGGCCTGTGATTGGGCAGGATGGCTGTAATGCCTTGGATATCGAAAACCAAAGTAAAGAATCTgcagaaaaacaggaagaagaaaaacaagaagacttTAAAACCAACTTGGGAGATGTTAGCGTAAAACCATCTCAGGAATCTGCTCCTTTGCAAATATCTGAAGTTGAAAGGGTGAGCGGTACAGACACTGGGGAGCAGAATGGGAGCCCCACAGAGGGTGTGGTAGAGGCAGGGCTAACTGGATTTGAGGAGCGAGTGGGCACAGTAGCCTCGAGTCCTCCAAGGGACAGCAATGACACCGAGAGTCATGATGAAAAATGTGTGGTAGATGCCCCCAAAGAGTTGGACCCAAGCACAGGGCATGATTTAGAGAAAGAACTCACCAACCAGGAAGTGGCTAAGCCCAAGGAAATCCCAAGTCAGTGCGCAGAAGTAGGTGGGGAGAACAATGAAGAAGAAGATGACGGAAGGGAATTGAGGGGTGAGAAACCAATCCAGATGGAAGTCCAAACCATCCCGTCTTCTCCAGCAGCCGAAGACAGTGCTCAGCAAGCAACAGGTCCAGGTATGGTAGGTGCCGAAAGAGAACCCCTAGATATGAAAGAAGCCGATGAAGAAAAGAGTGACCAACAGGGGGAAGCATTGGATTCATCacagaagaagacaaagaacaagaaaaagaaaaataagaagaaaaaatcacCAGCCCCTGTAGAAACCCTTAAAGACGTTAAGAAAGAGTTAACATTTCAGAATCCAGATTTACGTGAAGTTAAGGAAGAAGAGCAGGTCAAATTTACTGACGAAAAACCAGTTGTAGAAGCACAAAATGAGGTCAGTAAAAATCCAGAACAGAAAACTGTAGCAGGAAACAGTGAAAATGTGGATTGTCCAGAAAATCCTAAAATTGAGTCGGATGGAAACCTTAACCAAGAAGATTACGATGTAAACACTAAAGCAGGGAAAGTAATAGCTGATGGAGACACATTAAATTTTGAAGATGATACAATTCAATCACCAGACACTAGTGATAAAGAATTAGATGAAAGTGTTACAAAAGATGATGCTAAAGCAGATGGCGCCACTCAAAGCCATCCTCCAGAACCAGAGAAGGAAGAAGCGTCCGACAGCGCCCTGCTCGAAAATGAAAGTCCCTCAAATGACATTAATGATGCCTCTCAAACAGAAAGTACAGAGGGGCATGTAATGTCAGAATATCCAAGTCAGATAGTCGGGAAGATTTCAGATAGCAATAGTCTAGAAAACGATGACTTGGCACTGGCAGGAGAGTTGCCAGATTCAGAAATCGGAGAAGAGATAAGAGGCAGAAATGAGAAGGGCAAAAGCAAAGAAGACTGCTCCTTGTCATAA
- the LRRFIP1 gene encoding leucine-rich repeat flightless-interacting protein 1 isoform X27, giving the protein MTNPAATQNKEIDCLSPEAQRLAEARLAAKRAARAEAREIRMKELERQQKEVEERGEKDFTEKGSRSLPSLSAATLASLGGTSSRRGSGDTSISIDTEASIREIKELNELKDQIQDVEGKYMQGLKEMKDSLAEVEEKYKKAMVSNAQLDNEKTNFMYQVDTLKDMMLELEEQLAESRRQYEEKNKEFEREKHAHSILQFQFAEVKEALKQREEMLEEIRQLQQKQASYIREISDLQETIEWKDKKIGALERQKEFFDSIRSERDDLREEIVTLKEEFKKHGIILNSEIATNGETSDTLNNVGAQGPTKMTKEELNALKATGDGTLGRANEVEVKNEIVENVGKREILQNTEQEQHKEDPIKDYVDTEVLHPGENAEDQKPSEDSAPSLGTLANATDEEQVQSQILENASFLENTEQVESNEVLNRPDDRTEASVEESKCWSDLDSEIPGPVIGQDGCNALDIENQSKESAEKQEEEKQEDFKTNLGDVSVKPSQESAPLQISEVERVSGTDTGEQNGSPTEGVVEAGLTGFEERVGTVASSPPRDSNDTESHDEKCVVDAPKELDPSTGHDLEKELTNQEVAKPKEIPSQCAEVGGENNEEEDDGRELRGEKPIQMEVQTIPSSPAAEDSAQQATGPGMVGAEREPLDMKEADEEKSDQQGEALDSSQKKTKNKKKKNKKKKSPAPVETLKDVKKELTFQNPDLREVKEEEQVKFTDEKPVVEAQNEVSKNPEQKTVAGNSENVDCPENPKIESDGNLNQEDYDVNTKAGKVIADGDTLNFEDDTIQSPDTSDKELDESVTKDDAKADGATQSHPPEPEKEEASDSALLENESPSNDINDASQTESTEGHVMSEYPSQIVGKISDSNSLENDDLALAGELPDSEIGEEIRGRNEKGKSKEDCSLS; this is encoded by the exons gttgaagagagaggagaaaaggattTCACCGAGAAG GGGTCTCGTAGCCTGCCCAGCCTgtctgcagccacactggcctccctgggCGGGACTTCCTCCCGGCGGGGAAGTGGGGACACTTCCATCTCCATAGACACGGAGGCATCCATTAGGGAAATCAAG GAACTGAATGAGTTAAAGGACCAGATTCAGGATGTAGAAGGCAAATACATGCAGGGATTGAAAGAGATGAAG GACTCGCTAGCGGAAGTGGAAGAGAAGTATAAGAAGGCCATGGTGTCTAATGCCCAGCTAGACAACGAGAAGACAAACTTCATGTACCAGGTTGACACCCTGAAAGATATGATGCTAGAGCTCGAAGAACAGCTGGCTGAATCTAGGCGACAgtatgaagagaaaaacaaa GAATTTGAAAGGGAGAAGCATGCCCACAGTATACTGCAATTTCAGTTTGCTGAAGTGAAAGAGGCcctgaaacaaagagaagaaatgctGGAG GAAATCCGACAGCTACAGCAGAAACAGGCAAGTTATATCAGGGAGATTTCTGATCTTCAGGAAACAATAGAGTGGAAAGACAAAAAGATAGGG GCATTAGAGAGGCAGAAAGAGTTCTTTGATTCCATAAGGAGTGAACGAGATGATCTTAGAGAAGAAATAGTCACGCTGAAAGAGGAATTCAAG AAACATGGAATAATCCTAAATTCAGAAATAGCTACCAATGGAGAGACTTCAGACACTCTCAATAATGTTGGAGCCCAAGGTCCCACCAAGATGACAAAAGAAGAGTTGAACGCCCTCAAGGCGACAGGGGATGGGACCCTAG GAAGAGCCAATGAAGTGGAGGTGAAAAATGAAATTGTGGAGAATGTGGGGAAAAGAGAAATCTTGCAGAATACTGAGCAAGAACAGCACAAAGAGGACCCAATAAAGGATTATGTGGACACAGAGGTGTTACATCCTGGTGAAAATGCTGAGGACCAGAAACCCTCTGAAGACAGTGCCCCCTCCCTAGGAACGTTAGCAAATGCTACCGATGAGGAACAGGTTCAAAGCCAAATTCTAGAGAATGCTTCCTTCCTTGAAAATACAGAGCAGGTAGAGTCAAACGAGGTCCTAAACAGGCCAGATGATAGGACGGAAGCATCCGTTGAGGAGTCCAAATGTTGGAGTGATTTAGATAGTGAAATCCCAGGGCCTGTGATTGGGCAGGATGGCTGTAATGCCTTGGATATCGAAAACCAAAGTAAAGAATCTgcagaaaaacaggaagaagaaaaacaagaagacttTAAAACCAACTTGGGAGATGTTAGCGTAAAACCATCTCAGGAATCTGCTCCTTTGCAAATATCTGAAGTTGAAAGGGTGAGCGGTACAGACACTGGGGAGCAGAATGGGAGCCCCACAGAGGGTGTGGTAGAGGCAGGGCTAACTGGATTTGAGGAGCGAGTGGGCACAGTAGCCTCGAGTCCTCCAAGGGACAGCAATGACACCGAGAGTCATGATGAAAAATGTGTGGTAGATGCCCCCAAAGAGTTGGACCCAAGCACAGGGCATGATTTAGAGAAAGAACTCACCAACCAGGAAGTGGCTAAGCCCAAGGAAATCCCAAGTCAGTGCGCAGAAGTAGGTGGGGAGAACAATGAAGAAGAAGATGACGGAAGGGAATTGAGGGGTGAGAAACCAATCCAGATGGAAGTCCAAACCATCCCGTCTTCTCCAGCAGCCGAAGACAGTGCTCAGCAAGCAACAGGTCCAGGTATGGTAGGTGCCGAAAGAGAACCCCTAGATATGAAAGAAGCCGATGAAGAAAAGAGTGACCAACAGGGGGAAGCATTGGATTCATCacagaagaagacaaagaacaagaaaaagaaaaataagaagaaaaaatcacCAGCCCCTGTAGAAACCCTTAAAGACGTTAAGAAAGAGTTAACATTTCAGAATCCAGATTTACGTGAAGTTAAGGAAGAAGAGCAGGTCAAATTTACTGACGAAAAACCAGTTGTAGAAGCACAAAATGAGGTCAGTAAAAATCCAGAACAGAAAACTGTAGCAGGAAACAGTGAAAATGTGGATTGTCCAGAAAATCCTAAAATTGAGTCGGATGGAAACCTTAACCAAGAAGATTACGATGTAAACACTAAAGCAGGGAAAGTAATAGCTGATGGAGACACATTAAATTTTGAAGATGATACAATTCAATCACCAGACACTAGTGATAAAGAATTAGATGAAAGTGTTACAAAAGATGATGCTAAAGCAGATGGCGCCACTCAAAGCCATCCTCCAGAACCAGAGAAGGAAGAAGCGTCCGACAGCGCCCTGCTCGAAAATGAAAGTCCCTCAAATGACATTAATGATGCCTCTCAAACAGAAAGTACAGAGGGGCATGTAATGTCAGAATATCCAAGTCAGATAGTCGGGAAGATTTCAGATAGCAATAGTCTAGAAAACGATGACTTGGCACTGGCAGGAGAGTTGCCAGATTCAGAAATCGGAGAAGAGATAAGAGGCAGAAATGAGAAGGGCAAAAGCAAAGAAGACTGCTCCTTGTCATAA
- the LRRFIP1 gene encoding leucine-rich repeat flightless-interacting protein 1 isoform X32: MTNPAATQNKEIDCLSPEAQRLAEARLAAKRAARAEAREIRMKELERQQKEVEERGEKDFTEKGSRSLPSLSAATLASLGGTSSRRGSGDTSISIDTEASIREIKDSLAEVEEKYKKAMVSNAQLDNEKTNFMYQVDTLKDMMLELEEQLAESRRQYEEKNKEFEREKHAHSILQFQFAEVKEALKQREEMLEKHGIILNSEIATNGETSDTLNNVGAQGPTKMTKEELNALKATGDGTLGRANEVEVKNEIVENVGKREILQNTEQEQHKEDPIKDYVDTEVLHPGENAEDQKPSEDSAPSLGTLANATDEEQVQSQILENASFLENTEQVESNEVLNRPDDRTEASVEESKCWSDLDSEIPGPVIGQDGCNALDIENQSKESAEKQEEEKQEDFKTNLGDVSVKPSQESAPLQISEVERVSGTDTGEQNGSPTEGVVEAGLTGFEERVGTVASSPPRDSNDTESHDEKCVVDAPKELDPSTGHDLEKELTNQEVAKPKEIPSQCAEVGGENNEEEDDGRELRGEKPIQMEVQTIPSSPAAEDSAQQATGPGMVGAEREPLDMKEADEEKSDQQGEALDSSQKKTKNKKKKNKKKKSPAPVETLKDVKKELTFQNPDLREVKEEEQVKFTDEKPVVEAQNEVSKNPEQKTVAGNSENVDCPENPKIESDGNLNQEDYDVNTKAGKVIADGDTLNFEDDTIQSPDTSDKELDESVTKDDAKADGATQSHPPEPEKEEASDSALLENESPSNDINDASQTESTEGHVMSEYPSQIVGKISDSNSLENDDLALAGELPDSEIGEEIRGRNEKGKSKEDCSLS, translated from the exons gttgaagagagaggagaaaaggattTCACCGAGAAG GGGTCTCGTAGCCTGCCCAGCCTgtctgcagccacactggcctccctgggCGGGACTTCCTCCCGGCGGGGAAGTGGGGACACTTCCATCTCCATAGACACGGAGGCATCCATTAGGGAAATCAAG GACTCGCTAGCGGAAGTGGAAGAGAAGTATAAGAAGGCCATGGTGTCTAATGCCCAGCTAGACAACGAGAAGACAAACTTCATGTACCAGGTTGACACCCTGAAAGATATGATGCTAGAGCTCGAAGAACAGCTGGCTGAATCTAGGCGACAgtatgaagagaaaaacaaa GAATTTGAAAGGGAGAAGCATGCCCACAGTATACTGCAATTTCAGTTTGCTGAAGTGAAAGAGGCcctgaaacaaagagaagaaatgctGGAG AAACATGGAATAATCCTAAATTCAGAAATAGCTACCAATGGAGAGACTTCAGACACTCTCAATAATGTTGGAGCCCAAGGTCCCACCAAGATGACAAAAGAAGAGTTGAACGCCCTCAAGGCGACAGGGGATGGGACCCTAG GAAGAGCCAATGAAGTGGAGGTGAAAAATGAAATTGTGGAGAATGTGGGGAAAAGAGAAATCTTGCAGAATACTGAGCAAGAACAGCACAAAGAGGACCCAATAAAGGATTATGTGGACACAGAGGTGTTACATCCTGGTGAAAATGCTGAGGACCAGAAACCCTCTGAAGACAGTGCCCCCTCCCTAGGAACGTTAGCAAATGCTACCGATGAGGAACAGGTTCAAAGCCAAATTCTAGAGAATGCTTCCTTCCTTGAAAATACAGAGCAGGTAGAGTCAAACGAGGTCCTAAACAGGCCAGATGATAGGACGGAAGCATCCGTTGAGGAGTCCAAATGTTGGAGTGATTTAGATAGTGAAATCCCAGGGCCTGTGATTGGGCAGGATGGCTGTAATGCCTTGGATATCGAAAACCAAAGTAAAGAATCTgcagaaaaacaggaagaagaaaaacaagaagacttTAAAACCAACTTGGGAGATGTTAGCGTAAAACCATCTCAGGAATCTGCTCCTTTGCAAATATCTGAAGTTGAAAGGGTGAGCGGTACAGACACTGGGGAGCAGAATGGGAGCCCCACAGAGGGTGTGGTAGAGGCAGGGCTAACTGGATTTGAGGAGCGAGTGGGCACAGTAGCCTCGAGTCCTCCAAGGGACAGCAATGACACCGAGAGTCATGATGAAAAATGTGTGGTAGATGCCCCCAAAGAGTTGGACCCAAGCACAGGGCATGATTTAGAGAAAGAACTCACCAACCAGGAAGTGGCTAAGCCCAAGGAAATCCCAAGTCAGTGCGCAGAAGTAGGTGGGGAGAACAATGAAGAAGAAGATGACGGAAGGGAATTGAGGGGTGAGAAACCAATCCAGATGGAAGTCCAAACCATCCCGTCTTCTCCAGCAGCCGAAGACAGTGCTCAGCAAGCAACAGGTCCAGGTATGGTAGGTGCCGAAAGAGAACCCCTAGATATGAAAGAAGCCGATGAAGAAAAGAGTGACCAACAGGGGGAAGCATTGGATTCATCacagaagaagacaaagaacaagaaaaagaaaaataagaagaaaaaatcacCAGCCCCTGTAGAAACCCTTAAAGACGTTAAGAAAGAGTTAACATTTCAGAATCCAGATTTACGTGAAGTTAAGGAAGAAGAGCAGGTCAAATTTACTGACGAAAAACCAGTTGTAGAAGCACAAAATGAGGTCAGTAAAAATCCAGAACAGAAAACTGTAGCAGGAAACAGTGAAAATGTGGATTGTCCAGAAAATCCTAAAATTGAGTCGGATGGAAACCTTAACCAAGAAGATTACGATGTAAACACTAAAGCAGGGAAAGTAATAGCTGATGGAGACACATTAAATTTTGAAGATGATACAATTCAATCACCAGACACTAGTGATAAAGAATTAGATGAAAGTGTTACAAAAGATGATGCTAAAGCAGATGGCGCCACTCAAAGCCATCCTCCAGAACCAGAGAAGGAAGAAGCGTCCGACAGCGCCCTGCTCGAAAATGAAAGTCCCTCAAATGACATTAATGATGCCTCTCAAACAGAAAGTACAGAGGGGCATGTAATGTCAGAATATCCAAGTCAGATAGTCGGGAAGATTTCAGATAGCAATAGTCTAGAAAACGATGACTTGGCACTGGCAGGAGAGTTGCCAGATTCAGAAATCGGAGAAGAGATAAGAGGCAGAAATGAGAAGGGCAAAAGCAAAGAAGACTGCTCCTTGTCATAA